In one window of Streptomyces sp. FXJ1.172 DNA:
- the corA gene encoding magnesium/cobalt transporter CorA — translation MIVDCAVYRHGHRTEGPEDLSDALDEARAVGGFVWIGLYEPSEREFDLVTQEFGLHRLAVEDALKAHQRPKLEVYDDSLFMVLKPVVYDAEHDTVSAGEIMIFVGDCFVVTVRHGVESPLAGVRHRLEAEPEMLDKGPTAVLYAIADAVVDHYLDVASELQADLEELETEVFQPERGGSRHTASRIYTFKRQVLEFRRCTHPLMVPLTRLAGTGPLGTGVPFVHDKARPFFRDVGDHLLRVNESVEALDRLVSDILAAHLAQMSVRQNDDMRKISAWAAMAAVPTMIAGVYGMNFDHMPELHWFWSYPAVILLMAALEVLLYRLFKARGWL, via the coding sequence GTGATCGTGGACTGCGCCGTCTACCGGCACGGGCACCGCACCGAGGGCCCCGAGGACCTGTCCGACGCGCTGGACGAGGCGCGGGCGGTGGGCGGGTTCGTCTGGATCGGGCTGTACGAGCCGTCGGAGCGCGAGTTCGACCTGGTCACGCAGGAGTTCGGGCTGCATCGGCTGGCCGTCGAGGACGCGCTCAAGGCACATCAGCGGCCCAAGCTGGAGGTCTACGACGACTCGCTGTTCATGGTGCTGAAGCCGGTCGTCTACGACGCCGAGCACGACACGGTCTCGGCCGGCGAGATCATGATCTTCGTCGGCGACTGCTTCGTGGTGACCGTGCGCCACGGCGTGGAGTCGCCGCTCGCGGGCGTGCGGCACCGGCTGGAGGCGGAGCCGGAGATGCTCGACAAGGGCCCCACCGCCGTGCTGTACGCGATCGCCGACGCCGTCGTCGACCACTATCTGGACGTGGCGTCGGAACTGCAGGCCGACCTGGAGGAGCTGGAGACGGAGGTGTTCCAGCCGGAGCGGGGCGGCTCGCGTCACACCGCGTCCCGGATCTACACCTTCAAGCGGCAGGTCCTGGAGTTCCGCCGGTGCACCCATCCCCTGATGGTGCCGCTGACCCGGCTGGCCGGCACCGGGCCGCTCGGCACCGGTGTGCCGTTCGTGCACGACAAGGCGCGGCCCTTCTTCCGGGACGTGGGCGACCATCTGCTGCGCGTGAACGAGTCCGTGGAGGCGCTGGACCGGCTGGTGTCCGACATCCTCGCGGCACATCTGGCGCAGATGAGCGTCAGGCAGAACGACGACATGCGGAAGATCTCCGCGTGGGCGGCGATGGCCGCGGTCCCCACGATGATCGCCGGTGTCTACGGCATGAACTTCGACCACATGCCGGAGCTGCACTGGTTCTGGTCGTACCCGGCGGTGATCCTGCTGATGGCGGCGCTGGAGGTGCTGCTGTACCGGCTGTTCAAGGCGCGCGGCTGGCTGTGA